In Ostrea edulis chromosome 10, xbOstEdul1.1, whole genome shotgun sequence, one genomic interval encodes:
- the LOC130046449 gene encoding uncharacterized protein LOC130046449, translating into MSSDKQITQLKMASISATPRKTCLLSDACILCGFCFKQIEKASDGSEKIQKFSEIKLRLNEERWGNIRKLTGVLTDLDEKGLGGVCKKCYRQVESVLKIEAKNAVVKERFREMAVRTLKTKMLQLPSPRRTSITKRMLRSPDTHVPSTKKKSFDVSVVKLVQLTPFKDLTNTRTDSSKAGVSYLSILV; encoded by the coding sequence ATGAGTTCCGATAAGCAAATAACACAATTAAAAATGGCGTCGATAAGTGCCACGCCGAGGAAAACATGTCTTTTGTCGGATGCGTGTATCCTCTGTGggttttgttttaaacaaattgaGAAAGCAAGTGACGGTAGTGAAAAAATCCAAAAGTTTAGCGAAATTAAACTGCGTTTAAATGAAGAAAGGTGGGGGAATATCAGGAAACTGACGGGTGTGTTGACAGATTTGGATGAAAAAGGCCTTGGAGGGGTTTGCAAAAAATGTTATCGACAGGTtgaatctgttttaaaaattgaagcCAAAAATGCAGTTGTTAAAGAACGTTTTCGTGAAATGGCAGTGCgaactttgaaaacaaaaatgttacaaCTGCCGTCTCCCCGAAGAACATCAATAACGAAAAGAATGCTTCGGAGCCCGGATACACATGTGCCCTCTACGAAGAAGAAATCTTTCGACGTATCTGTTGTGAAGCTTGTACAACTGACGCCCTTTAAAGATCTGACGAATACAAGAACGGATTCATCGAAAGCAGGGGTAAGTTATCTAAGCATATTGGTGTAA